A single region of the Candidatus Neomarinimicrobiota bacterium genome encodes:
- a CDS encoding TlpA family protein disulfide reductase, producing MNQDLNGRRDRVDRRIIHDKRKGVERRTGRERREADQSQKTLPAEGERRKVLDRRTGRSSRQGADRRNGIDRRLLVKNKQAQRGKLILGGVITAGLALSLLYYESEVRTEDLAGTISGSQKVQLKMLGGGKTTIDELLKKGPVLLDFWATWCGPCLKEMVHLQRFHEKYSGYGLTILTINQDSPKSLSKVRSVIKSKKFTFMVALDPNGKMSKRLNAKLLPTTILVDMDGVIRWMHQGYLPGDELEIESSIQALIGIKEPAPVTS from the coding sequence ATGAATCAAGATTTGAATGGACGAAGAGACAGGGTCGACCGGCGAATAATCCACGACAAGCGCAAAGGCGTAGAACGGCGTACCGGTAGAGAAAGGCGCGAGGCTGACCAGAGCCAAAAAACTCTTCCTGCAGAAGGAGAACGTCGCAAGGTGCTGGACCGGCGCACCGGAAGGAGCAGTCGACAGGGGGCTGACCGGCGTAACGGCATAGATCGGCGGCTTTTGGTCAAAAACAAGCAAGCTCAGCGCGGCAAATTAATCCTCGGTGGCGTTATTACGGCTGGTTTGGCTTTAAGCTTACTTTACTATGAATCAGAAGTCCGAACAGAGGATCTTGCTGGCACTATTTCTGGATCGCAAAAAGTGCAGTTAAAAATGCTGGGAGGCGGCAAAACAACCATCGATGAACTTTTGAAGAAAGGACCTGTACTTCTGGACTTCTGGGCCACGTGGTGCGGACCGTGCCTGAAAGAGATGGTACACCTTCAGCGGTTTCATGAGAAGTACAGTGGATACGGCCTAACCATCTTAACCATTAATCAGGACTCCCCGAAGAGCCTTTCCAAAGTACGGTCTGTTATAAAGTCTAAAAAGTTCACCTTTATGGTGGCTCTTGATCCCAATGGGAAGATGTCAAAAAGACTCAATGCAAAACTCCTTCCCACTACCATCCTTGTGGATATGGATGGTGTTATCCGCTGGATGCACCAGGGTTACCTGCCTGGAGATGAATTAGAGATCGAATCAAGCATCCAGGCCCTCATTGGAATTAAAGAGCCGGCTCCAGTCACTTCCTGA